A window of Fretibacterium sp. OH1220_COT-178 contains these coding sequences:
- a CDS encoding gluconeogenesis factor YvcK family protein — protein sequence MVIDWALGFALGVFTTFFLMVVFDVRPFRGRRARSTDPFQGAIARRLSSGPSIVAVGGGTGLSTLLKGMKAFTRNITAVVAVTDEGGSSGRLRTEWGVLPPGDVRNCMVALAENDNSLKRLLDFRFDRGELAGHSLGNLLLLAVSELCGDFRLAVEQMNHLLAIRGKVLPVTTEAIALVGTTEDGERVRGELDISRHGRHLKEIWVEPQNARPLDDVLEAVDGAEMILLGPGSLFTSVIPNLLLPDFANRLRESHAPKAYICNLMTQPEETEGMNVLQHLEWVAAALGSIPDYIIVNSDPIPDDIVCAYRRDGAEPLYLDRHQRSALRRLGCTCIEVPMMRVTESNLLRHDSQKLAAVLFRLCRELGEPD from the coding sequence ATGGTGATCGATTGGGCTCTAGGCTTTGCGCTGGGGGTGTTCACGACCTTCTTCCTGATGGTGGTGTTTGACGTCCGTCCTTTTCGCGGCAGACGGGCCAGGTCCACAGACCCTTTCCAGGGGGCCATCGCACGCCGGCTGTCCTCGGGGCCTTCCATCGTCGCCGTCGGCGGGGGAACCGGGCTTTCGACGCTTTTGAAGGGAATGAAGGCCTTCACCCGAAATATCACGGCCGTTGTCGCCGTGACGGACGAGGGGGGAAGCTCCGGTCGGCTCCGCACCGAATGGGGGGTTCTGCCGCCCGGAGATGTTCGAAATTGCATGGTGGCCCTGGCGGAGAACGACAACTCGCTCAAGCGGCTGCTGGATTTTCGTTTCGATCGGGGCGAACTCGCCGGCCACAGCTTGGGGAATTTGCTGCTTCTGGCGGTGTCGGAGCTCTGCGGCGATTTTCGGCTTGCCGTCGAGCAGATGAACCATCTTCTGGCCATACGCGGCAAGGTTTTGCCCGTGACCACAGAGGCCATAGCCCTTGTCGGCACGACCGAGGACGGAGAGCGCGTGCGCGGCGAGCTCGACATCTCCCGGCACGGTCGCCACCTCAAGGAGATCTGGGTCGAACCCCAGAACGCCCGCCCCCTCGATGACGTGCTGGAAGCAGTGGACGGCGCGGAGATGATTTTGCTCGGACCCGGGAGCCTCTTCACCAGCGTGATCCCCAACCTTCTCCTGCCCGACTTCGCGAACAGGCTGAGGGAATCCCATGCGCCGAAGGCATACATCTGCAACCTGATGACCCAGCCGGAGGAGACCGAGGGGATGAACGTCCTTCAACATCTCGAATGGGTCGCCGCAGCCTTGGGCTCGATTCCGGATTACATCATCGTCAACAGCGATCCCATACCGGACGATATCGTCTGTGCGTACCGCCGGGACGGTGCGGAACCCCTCTACTTGGATCGGCATCAGCGAAGTGCGCTGCGTCGGCTGGGTTGCACCTGTATCGAGGTCCCCATGATGCGGGTGACGGAGTCCAATCTTCTGCGGCACGATTCCCAGAAATTGGCGGCCGTTCTCTTCCGTCTCTGCCGGGAGCTTGGAGAACCCGATTGA
- the rapZ gene encoding RNase adapter RapZ — protein MKEHTEGVKQFVIVTGMSGAGKTTALKVLEDLGFFAIDNIPPSLLPQLFLLLAGHREASQTGVAATIDIRNVDLPDGFLKVVEDIRSTMPRVRIIFLDTSDEALIRRFEQTRRRHPLGENLSIQEGIRRERRLLAPLLEQANVVIDTSFMDLHQHRQRLLKEFGGDAENGTSLIISSFGFKYGVPQDSNYVLDVRFLPNPFYVPELKNLTGEDDAVRDYLRSFPETVDFLEQSGRFLDFVVPRYLETGKAQLHVAIGCTGGRHRSVAIAEWLYRRYEDLRGGVGIIHRDKARVQSW, from the coding sequence TTCGTTATTGTGACGGGCATGTCCGGAGCCGGCAAGACTACGGCTCTGAAGGTACTTGAGGATCTGGGCTTTTTCGCCATCGACAACATACCTCCCAGCCTTCTGCCGCAGCTTTTCCTTCTGTTGGCCGGACATCGTGAGGCATCGCAGACGGGAGTGGCCGCCACGATAGATATCCGCAATGTCGATCTCCCGGATGGATTTCTCAAGGTGGTCGAGGACATCAGAAGCACGATGCCGCGGGTGCGGATCATCTTTTTGGACACGTCGGACGAGGCTCTGATCCGCCGTTTCGAACAGACCCGCCGCCGCCATCCCCTGGGAGAAAACCTCTCCATCCAGGAGGGAATACGTAGGGAACGCAGACTTCTCGCGCCTTTGCTCGAACAGGCCAACGTGGTTATCGACACGTCCTTCATGGACCTCCATCAGCACCGGCAACGCCTGCTCAAGGAATTCGGCGGCGATGCGGAAAACGGAACGTCGCTGATCATCAGCTCCTTCGGTTTCAAGTACGGTGTTCCCCAGGACAGCAATTATGTCCTGGACGTGCGTTTCCTTCCCAATCCCTTCTACGTTCCCGAGCTGAAAAACCTTACGGGGGAGGACGATGCCGTCCGGGATTATCTCCGTTCCTTCCCCGAGACCGTGGATTTTCTGGAGCAAAGCGGCCGTTTTCTGGATTTTGTCGTGCCCCGCTATCTGGAGACGGGCAAGGCTCAACTGCACGTAGCCATCGGATGCACGGGGGGCAGGCATCGCTCCGTGGCGATTGCGGAATGGCTGTACCGACGCTACGAGGACCTTCGGGGCGGCGTCGGGATCATCCACAGGGACAAGGCACGGGTGCAGTCATGGTGA